The Pseudarthrobacter sp. NS4 genome includes a window with the following:
- a CDS encoding DUF5703 family protein, which yields MKEQFLISSVQRERDYLRQYEYLVLTVSPDDSLHEALRRLVEHSEYGKWELERSKLYVGGGRRFWLRRRVMQVQRTV from the coding sequence ATGAAGGAACAATTTCTCATCAGCTCGGTCCAGCGGGAACGGGACTATTTGAGGCAGTACGAGTACCTCGTACTGACGGTCAGCCCTGACGATTCACTGCATGAGGCACTGCGCCGCCTGGTGGAACATTCCGAGTACGGCAAGTGGGAGCTGGAGCGCAGCAAGCTGTATGTGGGCGGAGGACGCCGTTTTTGGCTCCGCCGCCGGGTGATGCAGGTCCAGCGGACCGTCTGA
- a CDS encoding aldo/keto reductase yields the protein MQQRYVGNSGLRVSALSLGTMSWSGETDEQDAAELLRTFLNAGGRHVDTAASYADGRSEALIGSMLGDVVARTEISISTKAGMTTPDGRRGVDTSRNAMLSGLEASLARLGTDYVDIWFAQAWDGNVPLEETLSALEFAVRTGRARYAGVSNFNGWQTAKAAALAGFPLVAAQAEYSFLQRRPEAELIPAVEDGGLGLMAWAPLGRGVLTGKYRGSIPSGSRAASAADAGYVEPYLQEKSSRTVEAVCMAAKGLGRTPQDVSLSWLLSQQGVATAIVGPRTPAQLKEVLDAQLTPLPPEIARALEDVSAPQ from the coding sequence ATGCAGCAGCGTTACGTCGGCAACAGTGGATTGCGGGTTTCCGCCCTATCCCTCGGCACCATGTCCTGGTCAGGCGAAACTGACGAGCAGGACGCTGCTGAACTACTGCGCACCTTCCTCAACGCCGGCGGCCGGCACGTTGATACTGCTGCGTCCTACGCCGACGGGCGGTCTGAGGCCCTGATCGGTTCCATGCTGGGCGACGTGGTTGCCCGGACGGAGATTTCCATCTCCACAAAAGCGGGAATGACGACGCCGGATGGCCGGCGCGGGGTGGATACCTCGCGTAACGCCATGCTGTCCGGGCTTGAGGCCAGCCTCGCACGGCTCGGCACGGACTACGTGGACATCTGGTTTGCCCAGGCCTGGGATGGAAACGTTCCGCTGGAGGAAACCCTGTCCGCACTGGAATTCGCCGTCCGCACCGGCCGCGCGCGCTACGCCGGAGTCTCCAACTTCAACGGCTGGCAGACAGCCAAAGCAGCAGCACTCGCAGGATTCCCGCTGGTTGCAGCCCAGGCCGAGTACTCGTTCCTGCAGCGCAGACCGGAAGCTGAACTGATCCCTGCCGTTGAGGACGGCGGGCTCGGCCTCATGGCCTGGGCGCCGCTGGGCCGAGGTGTGCTCACCGGTAAGTACCGCGGCAGCATCCCGTCGGGATCAAGGGCTGCGTCAGCGGCCGATGCCGGGTACGTGGAGCCTTACCTGCAGGAGAAATCGTCCCGGACGGTGGAGGCTGTGTGCATGGCGGCCAAGGGCCTGGGCCGTACGCCGCAGGATGTTTCCCTCAGCTGGCTCCTGTCGCAGCAGGGCGTCGCCACCGCCATCGTGGGACCCCGCACGCCAGCACAACTTAAAGAAGTGCTGGACGCCCAGCTCACGCCGCTGCCGCCGGAAATAGCCCGGGCACTTGAGGACGTTTCAGCACCCCAATAG
- a CDS encoding undecaprenyl-diphosphate phosphatase, whose protein sequence is MNWFEAALLGLVQGLTEFLPISSSAHLRIVGQFLPNAADPGAAFTAITQLGTEAAVVVYFWRDIVRIVKAWAGSLAGKVARHNPDARMGWLVILGSLPIVVLGLLFQDQIESVLRSMWIVATMLIVFGLFLAVADAVGKQERDLSRLTYKHGILYGLAQAMALIPGVSRSGGTITAGLLMGYTREAAARYSFLLAIPAVFGSGLFQLYKVVSKDGVTGPYGLPETALATAIAFVVGYVIIGWFLKFVSTRSYRLFVWYRILLGMALYLLLGFGVISA, encoded by the coding sequence GTGAATTGGTTTGAGGCGGCCCTGCTGGGCCTTGTGCAGGGACTGACCGAATTTCTACCTATTTCATCAAGTGCGCATCTGCGGATCGTGGGGCAGTTCCTGCCCAATGCAGCGGATCCCGGCGCAGCTTTCACGGCCATCACCCAGTTGGGCACCGAGGCGGCCGTGGTGGTCTACTTCTGGCGGGACATCGTCCGGATTGTGAAGGCGTGGGCGGGGTCCCTCGCCGGAAAAGTAGCCAGGCACAACCCTGACGCCAGGATGGGCTGGCTTGTCATCCTGGGCAGCCTGCCCATCGTTGTCCTGGGCCTGCTGTTCCAGGACCAGATCGAATCCGTCCTGCGCAGCATGTGGATCGTCGCCACCATGCTGATCGTTTTCGGCCTGTTCCTTGCCGTGGCAGACGCAGTGGGGAAGCAGGAGCGGGACCTGAGCAGGCTGACCTACAAGCATGGAATCCTGTACGGCCTGGCCCAGGCGATGGCGCTTATCCCCGGCGTCTCAAGGTCCGGTGGAACCATCACCGCCGGCCTCCTGATGGGCTATACACGTGAAGCCGCGGCACGCTACTCTTTCCTGCTCGCCATCCCGGCAGTGTTCGGCAGTGGGCTCTTTCAGTTGTACAAAGTGGTTTCCAAGGACGGCGTTACCGGGCCCTACGGTTTGCCCGAAACGGCCCTTGCCACAGCTATCGCCTTCGTGGTGGGCTACGTCATCATCGGCTGGTTCCTGAAGTTCGTGTCCACCCGCAGCTACCGCCTCTTTGTCTGGTACCGCATTTTGCTGGGCATGGCCCTGTACCTGCTTCTCGGTTTCGGTGTCATCAGCGCCTAG
- the mshC gene encoding cysteine--1-D-myo-inosityl 2-amino-2-deoxy-alpha-D-glucopyranoside ligase → MKSWTSLPVPALPGSMPAIRLFDTAAGREVLLESEARPSMYVCGITPYDATHMGHAASYVAFDLLNRAWRDAGHDVSYVQNVTDVDDPLLERATATGVDWQDLAAGQIELFQTDMEALNVLSPDHYVGAVESIGLIVPEVERLVSLGLAYRVQGTNGEPDGDVYYDVEAAGKQSVSPEAWTLGSISGLAESEMLELFAERGGDPGRAGKRQALDPLLWRVEREGEPSWPGGSLGAGRPGWHIECTVIAQKYLPSPFTVQGGGSDLIFPHHEMGAGHAYSLAGVPLAKHYAHAGMVGLDGEKMSKSKGNLVLVSKLRAAGEDPAAVRLAILAHHYRSDWSWTEEGFAAAKSDVTAWRRALDHAPEGSAQPLVAEMRAALAADLDAPAAVAAVSRWARQANEDGAAASPSDQALVKDAVDALLGIIL, encoded by the coding sequence GTGAAATCCTGGACTTCCCTCCCCGTTCCTGCCCTGCCCGGAAGCATGCCTGCCATCCGGTTGTTCGACACAGCAGCAGGCCGCGAGGTGCTGCTGGAGTCCGAAGCGCGGCCCTCCATGTACGTCTGCGGCATCACCCCGTACGACGCCACGCACATGGGCCATGCCGCCAGCTATGTGGCGTTTGACCTGCTGAACAGGGCATGGCGGGACGCCGGCCATGACGTCTCCTATGTCCAGAACGTGACGGACGTGGATGACCCGCTCCTGGAACGCGCCACCGCCACGGGGGTGGACTGGCAAGACCTTGCCGCGGGCCAGATTGAGCTCTTCCAGACGGACATGGAGGCGCTGAATGTCCTGTCCCCGGACCACTACGTCGGTGCCGTCGAATCCATCGGCCTGATCGTTCCCGAGGTGGAGCGCCTTGTCAGCCTCGGGCTCGCATACAGGGTGCAGGGCACCAACGGCGAGCCGGACGGGGACGTTTATTACGACGTCGAAGCGGCAGGCAAGCAGTCCGTCTCACCGGAAGCCTGGACTCTGGGCAGCATTTCCGGGCTGGCGGAAAGCGAGATGCTGGAGCTTTTCGCCGAACGCGGCGGTGATCCCGGCCGGGCCGGAAAGCGCCAGGCCCTGGACCCCCTGCTTTGGCGGGTGGAGCGGGAAGGCGAGCCGAGCTGGCCCGGCGGAAGCCTGGGCGCCGGCAGGCCCGGCTGGCACATCGAATGTACGGTCATCGCGCAGAAGTACCTGCCATCACCCTTCACCGTCCAGGGTGGCGGCTCCGACCTAATTTTCCCGCACCACGAGATGGGCGCGGGGCACGCCTATTCGCTCGCCGGCGTGCCGCTTGCCAAGCACTACGCGCACGCGGGCATGGTGGGACTCGACGGCGAAAAGATGAGCAAGTCCAAGGGCAACCTGGTACTCGTCTCCAAACTGCGGGCAGCGGGGGAGGACCCCGCCGCTGTCCGGCTGGCCATCCTGGCCCACCACTACCGCTCCGACTGGTCCTGGACGGAAGAAGGTTTCGCGGCCGCCAAGTCGGACGTGACGGCGTGGCGCCGTGCCCTTGACCACGCCCCCGAAGGCTCTGCCCAGCCGCTTGTGGCGGAAATGCGGGCAGCCCTTGCTGCCGACCTTGACGCCCCCGCGGCGGTAGCGGCTGTCTCCCGATGGGCACGGCAGGCCAACGAGGACGGCGCTGCCGCCAGCCCCTCGGACCAGGCCCTGGTGAAGGACGCGGTGGACGCCCTCCTGGGCATCATTCTCTGA
- a CDS encoding PAC2 family protein, protein MNSFEGDTAEPGAGPERERFLQPVADGQRVTVMLAAFEGWNDAGEAASDSLRYLNKLWGGKKVASIDADEYYDFQFTRPTVRRNAAGERKIKWPSTRIYKASAPNSNVDVIFVQGTEPSYKWRAYTAELLVHAEALNVDYVVLVGALLADVPHSRPIPVSTSSDDAPLRERMNLEASQYEGPVGIVGVLSEVALLAGLPTVSLWAAVPHYVAQAPSPKAQLALLHRIEELLQVPLDTHELAEEADAWERGVDELATEDPEIAAYVRQLEEAKDTADLPEATGESIAREFERYLKRRGQDRP, encoded by the coding sequence ATGAATAGCTTCGAGGGAGACACCGCCGAACCGGGTGCCGGACCCGAGCGGGAACGGTTCCTGCAGCCAGTGGCTGACGGACAGCGCGTAACAGTGATGCTTGCCGCCTTTGAAGGCTGGAACGACGCCGGCGAAGCCGCGAGCGATTCCTTGCGGTACCTGAACAAGCTGTGGGGCGGCAAGAAAGTCGCATCCATAGACGCCGACGAGTATTACGACTTTCAGTTCACGCGGCCCACCGTCCGCAGGAATGCTGCCGGTGAGCGCAAGATCAAATGGCCCTCCACGAGGATTTACAAGGCCAGTGCACCCAACTCCAACGTGGACGTCATCTTCGTCCAGGGCACCGAGCCGTCCTATAAATGGCGCGCCTACACCGCCGAGCTGCTGGTCCACGCGGAAGCCCTGAATGTGGATTATGTAGTCCTGGTCGGGGCGCTGCTTGCCGATGTCCCGCACAGCAGGCCGATTCCCGTGAGCACATCGTCCGACGACGCCCCGCTGCGGGAACGCATGAACCTGGAAGCCTCACAGTATGAAGGCCCTGTGGGCATCGTGGGTGTCCTGTCCGAGGTTGCACTGCTCGCAGGGCTCCCCACGGTTTCGCTTTGGGCCGCCGTTCCGCACTATGTGGCCCAAGCCCCCTCGCCGAAGGCCCAGCTTGCGCTTCTGCACCGTATAGAGGAATTGCTCCAGGTCCCGCTGGACACCCACGAACTGGCGGAGGAAGCGGACGCCTGGGAGCGGGGCGTGGATGAACTCGCCACCGAAGACCCCGAAATCGCGGCGTATGTCCGGCAGCTGGAAGAAGCCAAGGACACCGCTGACCTGCCCGAAGCCACCGGCGAGTCCATTGCGCGGGAATTTGAGCGCTATCTCAAGCGGCGGGGCCAGGACAGGCCCTGA
- a CDS encoding HAD family hydrolase, producing MRSPASSSPLKAVLWDMDGTIVDTEPYWIAAERALVEAHGGTWSHEQAMQLVGQSLTFSAGLLQQAGVELEIRQIIDTLTAAVISSIKQQVPWRPGARELLEDLHVAGVRCALVTMSEGPLARQVVDSLPRPYFEVLVTGDTVSQGKPHPEAYLTAVERLQEADPDLAIQHCVALEDSAPGVAAAVASGVATVAIPHIVPLPQDNRYTVWESLAGRSLSDLDALLRARPASAAPAGAASAVGTARD from the coding sequence ATGCGATCGCCAGCTTCCAGTTCCCCACTCAAAGCCGTCCTCTGGGATATGGACGGCACCATCGTGGACACGGAACCCTACTGGATTGCCGCTGAACGGGCCCTCGTGGAGGCACATGGCGGAACGTGGTCGCATGAGCAGGCCATGCAGCTGGTGGGCCAGTCACTCACTTTTTCCGCCGGACTCCTCCAGCAGGCCGGTGTGGAACTGGAGATCCGCCAGATCATCGACACCCTCACGGCAGCAGTTATCAGCAGCATCAAGCAGCAGGTGCCCTGGCGGCCCGGCGCCCGGGAACTGCTGGAAGACCTTCACGTGGCCGGGGTGCGGTGCGCCCTCGTCACCATGTCCGAGGGTCCGCTCGCACGGCAGGTGGTGGACAGCCTTCCCCGTCCATACTTCGAAGTGCTCGTAACCGGAGATACCGTCTCCCAGGGAAAGCCACACCCCGAGGCGTACCTGACAGCCGTGGAACGGCTGCAGGAGGCCGATCCTGACCTGGCTATCCAGCACTGCGTCGCCCTCGAAGACTCCGCGCCTGGCGTCGCGGCGGCTGTAGCGTCCGGGGTTGCCACGGTGGCAATACCGCACATCGTCCCGCTGCCCCAGGACAACCGCTATACGGTCTGGGAATCACTGGCCGGCCGCTCCCTCTCCGACCTTGACGCCCTGCTCCGGGCGCGCCCGGCTTCCGCTGCCCCGGCAGGGGCCGCATCCGCTGTCGGGACCGCCCGTGACTGA
- a CDS encoding site-2 protease family protein: MTEPGTPARREGIPLGRIAGVPVVLAYSWFIIAAFTVIVYGPVLDRSNPALGATAYIVAFAYAVLLLISVLVHELAHALTARIYGWPTQKIVLNLWGGHTQFESFTASPGRSVLVALAGPAANFVLAGGAWLVLGTDSLGSVAEILINIFMWANFLIAVFNVLPGLPLDGGRLVESAVWKATGSQAKGTVAAGWGGRIIVIAISYWFILRPLLAGNEPDFSLVLITVLVGGFLWMGASASIQQGTLRARLPLVTAAGLSTPAVGLPFTASVQDVIRQGAPGTTSVVVYGPDGRPQGVVDPAALASVPPDAADSTPITAVAFALAPGAHVPEWSKGQELISFLSQLEGRHYAVVDHNGRVTGLLSQDAVVAAITGKRQRPDKRPQGQNR; the protein is encoded by the coding sequence GTGACTGAACCCGGCACTCCTGCCCGCCGCGAAGGCATCCCCCTTGGCAGAATCGCCGGCGTTCCGGTGGTGCTCGCCTACTCATGGTTCATCATTGCCGCTTTCACGGTGATTGTTTACGGACCGGTGCTCGACCGCAGCAATCCCGCCCTCGGCGCCACCGCTTACATCGTCGCTTTCGCCTACGCAGTCCTGCTCCTGATTTCGGTCCTGGTCCACGAACTCGCCCACGCGCTGACCGCCAGGATCTACGGATGGCCAACCCAGAAAATCGTGCTCAACCTCTGGGGCGGCCACACCCAGTTCGAAAGCTTCACCGCCTCCCCGGGAAGATCGGTGCTGGTGGCATTGGCCGGTCCGGCTGCAAACTTTGTCCTGGCCGGGGGCGCCTGGCTGGTCCTGGGCACGGACAGCCTCGGGAGCGTTGCCGAAATACTCATCAACATCTTTATGTGGGCCAACTTCCTGATCGCTGTTTTCAATGTGCTCCCGGGCCTTCCGCTGGATGGGGGGCGCCTCGTCGAATCCGCGGTGTGGAAGGCCACCGGGAGCCAAGCAAAGGGAACGGTTGCTGCCGGTTGGGGCGGTCGGATCATCGTGATCGCAATCTCCTACTGGTTCATCCTCCGGCCACTCCTGGCCGGCAATGAGCCCGACTTCAGCCTGGTGTTGATCACTGTCCTCGTCGGCGGGTTCCTTTGGATGGGGGCCTCCGCATCCATCCAGCAGGGAACGCTCCGCGCCAGGCTGCCGTTGGTGACGGCGGCGGGCCTTTCGACGCCGGCCGTAGGGCTGCCCTTTACGGCTTCAGTCCAGGACGTCATCCGCCAGGGCGCACCCGGAACAACCTCCGTTGTGGTGTACGGACCGGACGGGCGGCCGCAGGGTGTCGTGGATCCCGCCGCGCTGGCTTCCGTTCCGCCGGACGCAGCAGATTCCACCCCCATCACGGCAGTGGCCTTTGCCCTGGCTCCCGGAGCCCACGTCCCTGAATGGTCGAAAGGACAGGAGCTCATTTCCTTCCTGTCCCAGCTCGAAGGGCGCCACTACGCCGTGGTGGACCACAACGGCAGGGTTACCGGACTGCTGTCCCAGGATGCTGTGGTGGCCGCCATCACAGGAAAGCGGCAGCGGCCCGATAAACGTCCGCAGGGCCAGAACCGGTAG
- a CDS encoding tRNA (adenine-N1)-methyltransferase, with translation MSSETAVNEATAAAQAGAAAGSSQPVGAARRRGPFREGERVQLTDERGRMNTITLERGGAFHTHRGFLNHDDIIGKVDGSVVVNNVGQQYQTLRPLLSDFVLSMPRGAAVVYPKDAGQIVTMADIFPGARVVEAGVGSGALSISLLRAVGDQGYLHSFERREEFADIARGNVETIFGGPHPAWQISLGDFQEEVVRSEAPGSVDRVVLDMLAPWECLDAVATVLAPGGVWINYVATVTQLSRTAEAIRADGRFTEPDAWESMVRGWHLEGLAVRPDHRMVAHTGFLLVTRRLADGVTGISVKRRPSKTEFNEEDVNAWTPGAVGERLVSDKKLRRAARDAIAGTNVRDAPEVTN, from the coding sequence ATGAGCAGCGAAACTGCCGTCAATGAAGCCACGGCAGCAGCCCAGGCCGGTGCTGCCGCCGGCAGCTCGCAGCCGGTGGGCGCTGCCCGCCGCCGTGGCCCCTTCCGGGAAGGCGAACGGGTCCAGCTGACCGACGAGCGCGGGCGGATGAACACCATCACCCTCGAACGCGGCGGGGCCTTCCACACCCACCGCGGCTTCCTGAACCACGATGACATCATTGGCAAGGTAGACGGTTCGGTCGTGGTTAACAATGTGGGCCAGCAGTACCAGACCCTGCGCCCGCTGCTCTCAGACTTCGTCCTGTCCATGCCGCGGGGCGCCGCCGTCGTCTATCCAAAGGACGCCGGCCAGATCGTCACCATGGCTGACATCTTCCCTGGCGCGCGCGTCGTTGAGGCCGGCGTTGGCTCGGGCGCCCTCTCGATCTCACTTCTCCGCGCGGTGGGTGACCAGGGCTACCTGCACTCCTTCGAGCGGCGTGAAGAGTTCGCCGATATCGCCCGTGGAAACGTGGAAACGATTTTCGGCGGGCCGCACCCTGCCTGGCAGATCTCCCTGGGTGACTTCCAGGAAGAAGTTGTCCGCAGTGAGGCGCCGGGCTCGGTGGACCGCGTGGTGCTGGACATGCTCGCCCCCTGGGAATGCCTCGACGCCGTGGCCACCGTTCTTGCACCGGGCGGTGTCTGGATCAACTACGTGGCCACCGTCACACAGCTCTCCCGGACAGCAGAGGCCATCCGGGCAGACGGCCGGTTCACGGAACCCGACGCCTGGGAATCCATGGTCCGCGGCTGGCACCTTGAAGGACTTGCTGTCCGGCCCGACCACCGGATGGTGGCCCACACAGGCTTCCTCCTGGTGACCCGCCGGCTGGCCGACGGCGTCACCGGCATCTCGGTGAAGCGGCGCCCGTCGAAGACCGAATTCAATGAAGAGGACGTCAACGCCTGGACGCCCGGAGCCGTGGGGGAGCGGCTCGTGTCGGACAAGAAGCTGCGGCGGGCTGCCCGCGACGCCATCGCCGGGACCAATGTCAGGGACGCTCCGGAGGTCACGAACTAG
- the arc gene encoding proteasome ATPase: METPNQDSGRTPAEQSAANDLSVADRQVNILRDKLRHIDRQLAAATQNNTKLVSMLETAKAEILRLKNALDQEGQPPYSFGTILQLNPKRQPTPGSSGQAATEESADIFNAGRKMRVGISPLVNINQLAVGQEVLLNEALLIVAGLGYERAGELATLKEMLGADRALVVGRADEERVVRLSGALLLEKLRVGDALSIDSRTGYALEKVPRSEVENLVLEEVPDITYEDIGGLGPQIEQIRDAVELPFLHPDLYREHGLKAPKGILLYGPPGCGKTLIAKAVANSLAARAAERSGNVDLKSYFLNIKGPELLDKYVGETERHIRLIFSRAREKASDGSPVVVFFDEMDSLFRTRGTGISSDVETTIVPQLLSEIDGVERLDNVIVIGASNREDMIDPAILRPGRLDVKVKIHRPDAEAAADIFNKYITTDLPFHESDLAEHDGDVQATVDAMVQRTVEAMYSTDKSNEFLEVTYANGDTEMLYFKDFNSGAVVQNVVDRAKKYAIKDLLTTHQKGLRIEHLLRAVVDEFREHEDMPNTTNPDDWARISGKKGERITYIRTIVQGKAGQEPGKSIETMPTTGQYL, encoded by the coding sequence ATGGAGACTCCAAACCAGGACTCCGGACGTACACCGGCAGAGCAGTCTGCCGCCAATGACCTCTCGGTTGCCGACCGCCAGGTCAACATCCTCCGGGACAAGCTCAGGCACATCGACCGCCAGTTGGCTGCGGCAACGCAGAACAACACCAAGCTGGTCAGCATGCTCGAGACCGCGAAGGCCGAGATTCTGCGGCTCAAGAACGCGTTGGACCAGGAAGGGCAGCCGCCGTACAGCTTCGGCACGATCCTTCAGCTGAACCCGAAACGGCAGCCCACTCCGGGCAGCAGCGGGCAGGCGGCCACGGAGGAATCGGCGGACATCTTCAACGCCGGCCGGAAAATGCGGGTGGGCATCAGTCCTCTCGTCAACATCAATCAGCTCGCCGTGGGCCAGGAAGTCCTGCTCAATGAAGCACTGCTCATTGTGGCCGGGCTCGGATATGAGCGCGCCGGCGAATTGGCCACGCTGAAGGAGATGCTCGGCGCAGACCGTGCATTGGTTGTGGGACGGGCCGACGAAGAGCGCGTCGTCCGGCTCTCCGGTGCCCTCCTCCTGGAAAAGCTCCGCGTAGGGGACGCGCTGTCCATTGATTCGCGGACCGGCTACGCCCTGGAAAAGGTGCCCCGGTCCGAGGTGGAAAACCTGGTCCTGGAGGAAGTCCCCGACATCACCTACGAGGACATTGGTGGGCTGGGGCCGCAAATCGAGCAGATCCGCGACGCCGTCGAACTGCCTTTCCTCCACCCGGACCTCTACCGGGAACACGGGCTCAAGGCGCCCAAGGGCATCCTGCTGTACGGCCCTCCGGGCTGTGGCAAGACCCTCATCGCCAAGGCCGTGGCCAATTCACTCGCCGCCCGCGCCGCGGAGCGTTCAGGCAATGTGGACCTCAAGAGCTACTTCCTCAACATCAAGGGCCCCGAACTCCTGGATAAGTATGTCGGGGAAACGGAGCGGCACATCCGGCTGATCTTCTCCCGGGCCAGGGAAAAGGCCTCCGACGGCAGCCCGGTAGTGGTGTTCTTCGACGAGATGGATTCACTGTTCCGCACCCGCGGCACCGGCATTTCTTCCGACGTCGAGACAACCATCGTTCCCCAGCTCCTCAGCGAGATCGATGGCGTGGAGCGGCTCGATAACGTGATCGTAATCGGCGCGTCCAACCGTGAGGACATGATCGACCCCGCGATCCTCCGCCCCGGCCGGCTGGACGTCAAAGTCAAGATCCACCGTCCGGACGCGGAAGCTGCGGCCGACATTTTCAACAAGTACATCACCACGGACCTTCCGTTCCACGAGTCTGACCTGGCGGAGCACGACGGCGATGTCCAGGCGACCGTAGATGCCATGGTCCAGCGGACAGTAGAGGCGATGTACTCGACGGACAAGTCGAACGAGTTCCTGGAAGTCACGTACGCCAACGGCGACACCGAGATGCTGTACTTCAAGGACTTCAACTCCGGCGCCGTGGTCCAGAACGTGGTGGACCGGGCCAAGAAGTACGCCATCAAAGACCTTCTGACCACGCACCAGAAGGGGCTGCGGATAGAGCATCTGCTGCGGGCTGTGGTGGACGAGTTCCGTGAACACGAGGACATGCCCAACACCACCAATCCCGACGACTGGGCCCGTATCTCCGGCAAGAAGGGCGAGCGGATCACCTACATCCGCACCATCGTCCAGGGCAAGGCCGGCCAGGAACCCGGCAAATCGATTGAAACCATGCCCACCACGGGACAGTATCTATGA
- the dop gene encoding depupylase/deamidase Dop, whose protein sequence is MTAAPEPAAGGALPAGGAMRVMGAETEYGIHAPSAPSANATMMSARVVQAYAQVTRQRAAGGAETRWDYTDEEPLHDARGWTVDRGSAHPSQLTDQPPVLDAEAVALAYGREELELDGQDESGTLLMNMVLGNGARLYVDHAHPEYSSPEVTNPRDAVTWDAAGDLVALAAVRRLASDPDLPHVNLYKNNTDNKSVSYGSHENYLMPRSVPFGDIVRGLTPFFVTRQIICGAGRLGIGQDSSVPGYQISQRADFFEAEVGLETTIRRPIINTRDEPHATADKYRRLHVIIGDANLSQVSNYLKFGATALVLSLIEAGLAPKVEVYEPVQALQAVSHDTSLTAKLRLLDGRRVTALDLQWMYHEAAAKLAQDTGVGDPLDGDGHTHDVLDRWATVLTQLDSDRAAASSSVEWLAKLSLLDGYRQRDGLEWNDARLGLVDLQWADIRPEKGLYYRFLARDRMQRIVDDAAIASAVGEPPPDTRAFFRGKCISSFGKDVVGASWDSVIFDVPGYGRLQRVPTREPLRGTKALTGALFQRYREAGPFLAELLGHNNAPPAA, encoded by the coding sequence ATGACGGCTGCACCGGAACCCGCCGCCGGGGGCGCGCTCCCGGCCGGCGGGGCCATGCGGGTCATGGGCGCGGAAACGGAGTATGGCATCCATGCTCCGTCCGCCCCTTCGGCCAACGCGACCATGATGAGCGCACGGGTGGTGCAGGCGTACGCCCAGGTCACCAGGCAGCGTGCTGCCGGAGGAGCGGAGACCCGCTGGGACTACACGGATGAAGAGCCGCTGCACGACGCCCGGGGATGGACAGTTGACCGCGGGTCGGCCCACCCCAGCCAGCTGACAGACCAGCCGCCCGTACTCGATGCGGAAGCCGTGGCCCTCGCCTACGGCCGTGAGGAACTCGAACTCGATGGCCAGGACGAGTCCGGCACGCTCCTGATGAACATGGTCCTCGGCAACGGCGCACGGCTGTACGTCGACCATGCCCATCCTGAATACTCAAGCCCCGAGGTGACCAATCCGCGCGATGCCGTCACGTGGGATGCCGCCGGGGATCTGGTGGCGCTGGCAGCGGTCCGGCGGCTGGCGTCTGACCCGGACCTTCCGCACGTGAATCTCTACAAGAACAACACGGACAACAAGTCCGTCTCCTACGGCTCCCACGAGAACTACCTCATGCCACGGTCGGTCCCGTTCGGCGACATCGTGCGGGGCCTGACTCCCTTCTTCGTCACCCGCCAGATCATCTGTGGCGCGGGCCGGCTTGGAATCGGACAGGACAGCTCGGTGCCGGGCTACCAGATCAGCCAGCGTGCAGACTTCTTTGAAGCCGAAGTGGGCCTGGAAACAACCATCCGCAGGCCCATCATCAATACCCGGGACGAGCCGCACGCCACGGCGGACAAGTACCGGCGCCTGCACGTCATCATCGGTGATGCGAACCTCAGCCAGGTGTCCAACTACCTGAAGTTCGGTGCCACAGCCTTGGTCCTTAGCCTCATCGAGGCAGGACTGGCGCCAAAAGTTGAGGTGTACGAACCTGTCCAGGCTCTCCAGGCGGTAAGCCATGACACGTCGCTCACGGCAAAGCTGCGGTTGCTGGACGGCAGGCGGGTCACCGCCCTTGACCTGCAGTGGATGTACCACGAGGCCGCAGCCAAGCTCGCCCAGGACACCGGTGTAGGCGACCCCTTGGACGGCGACGGACACACGCACGATGTCCTGGACCGGTGGGCCACCGTCCTCACCCAGCTGGACAGTGACAGGGCGGCGGCGTCCAGCTCGGTTGAATGGCTCGCCAAGCTCTCCCTTTTGGACGGGTACCGCCAGCGCGACGGACTCGAATGGAACGACGCCCGCCTGGGCCTCGTGGACCTGCAGTGGGCTGACATCCGGCCGGAAAAAGGCCTGTACTACCGGTTCCTGGCCAGGGACAGGATGCAAAGGATTGTCGACGACGCCGCGATCGCTTCCGCGGTGGGTGAACCGCCGCCGGACACACGCGCCTTCTTCAGAGGCAAGTGCATCAGCAGCTTCGGCAAAGACGTGGTGGGCGCGAGCTGGGACTCAGTCATCTTCGACGTGCCCGGGTACGGACGCCTTCAGCGTGTCCCGACGCGGGAGCCACTTCGGGGAACCAAAGCCCTCACCGGAGCGTTATTCCAGCGCTATCGGGAAGCAGGGCCGTTCCTCGCGGAGCTCCTTGGACACAACAACGCTCCGCCTGCGGCATAA